One window from the genome of Epinephelus moara isolate mb chromosome 5, YSFRI_EMoa_1.0, whole genome shotgun sequence encodes:
- the atf4a gene encoding cyclic AMP-dependent transcription factor ATF-4 — protein MTLSQLALEDVEALYLGPSFLMADPMGPLLDQDEEEALSPSSSLEGKAPASPPLSFSSHASSLSPYQTLSSSPLSSASPPPSPPPTHPSLFLGTKAGADSLCLPWLDACDLLNTHVGAEDGKDDAFEGMDWMSEKIDLSEFDLDSLIGSCSSDESPSSPEDLLASLDSHMDLDLDSFHTSIPAPHDSLELGLSLPGIPCIPVEPPLPRVDEAKKTEVAPDREVVMKSEPPSPVPSPSPPSPPSPAYTLELGSEVDVLDAEKTTTSLTATIIPDPSGSIQTTSPIVLSLPPSGHFVVLLTNKEEPSIVSLPDQSIKTSPPSSDCDSDSGIESAAGSPGHLPSPPPTPSPTAGSSRTKPYSKPEPTATTSSPSAKTSRVKSVSGAPKVVEKKLKKMEQNKTAATRYRQKKRVEQDLLNTECDELLKRNQELAEKAESISREIQYLKDLMEEVRKRRVKTSSVA, from the exons ATGACACTCTCCCAGCTGGCCTTGGAGGACGTGGAGGCCCTGTACTTAG GGCCCTCGTTTCTGATGGCTGACCCCATGGGGCCCCTTCTGGACcaagatgaagaagaagctctttctccctcctcctctctagAGGGGAAGGCGCCAGCTTCgcctcccctctctttctcttcccacGCATCCTCCCTGTCTCCTTACCAGACGTTGTCGTCCTCCCCactctcctctgcctccccacctccctctcctcctcccacccATCCCTCCTTGTTCCTGGGAACCAAGGCCGGAGCGGACTCCCTGTGCCTCCCCTGGCTGGATGCCTGTGACCTGCTCAACACCCACGTTGGAGCAGAGGATGGCAAAG ATGACGCTTTTGAGGGCATGGACTGGATGTCAGAGAAAATCGACCTGAGTGAATTCGATCTGGATTCCCTCATTGGCTCCTGCTCCTCCGATGAGTCACCCAGCTCCCCCGAGGATCTCCTGGCCTCCCTCGACTCCCACATGGATCTGGATCTAGACTCCTTCCACACATCCATCCCCGCCCCGCATGACAGCCTCGAACTGGGTCTTTCACTGCCCGGCATCCCCTGTATCCCTGTGGAGCCCCCTCTCCCCAGGGTAGACGAGGCGAAGAAGACAGAGGTGGCTCCTGATCGGGAGGTTGTGATGAAGTCTGAGCCTCCCTCCCCAGTTCCCTCTCCCtcacctccctctcctccctctccagcCTACACGTTGGAGCTGGGGAGTGAAGTGGATGTCCTGGATGCAGAGAAAACCACCACATCCCTCACAGCCACCATCATTCCAGATCCTAGTGGAAGCATTCAGACGACCAGCCCCATTgtcctctctcttcccccctctGGCCACTTCGTGGTGCTGCTCACCAACAAAGAAGAGCCCTCCATCGTATCTCTCCCCGACCAGTCCATTAAAACTTCTCCTCCGTCAAGCGACTGCGACAGCGACTCTGGCATCGAGTCTGCTGCCGGCTCACCTGGTCACCTCCCATCTCCTCCTCCCACCCCCTCTCCAACAGCTGGTTCCTCCAGGACCAAACCCTACTCCAAACCAGAGCCCACCgccaccacctcctccccctcagcCAAGACCTCCAGGGTCAAATCGGTGTCTGGCGCTCCCAAAGTGGTGGAGAAGAAACTGAAGAAGATGGAGCAGAACAAGACGGCGGCCACTCGCTACAGGCAGAAGAAGAGGGTCGAGCAGGACCTGCTTAACACAGAGTGTGACGAGCTGCTGAAGAGGAACCAGGAGCTGGCAGAGAAGGCAGAGTCTATCAGCCGAGAGATTCAGTATCTCAAGGACCTGATGGAGGAAGTTCGTAAGCGCCGCGTTAAGACCAGCTCAGTGGCTTAG
- the LOC126390837 gene encoding uncharacterized protein LOC126390837 isoform X1 — protein sequence MWRGGTAVSVLTAVCAYYATFYYSPREAENRMSSTLSRHVIWESEGLVAYLHPLPWTPGSVILEHSTPGRVGGSIFHLEKQEYLSWLLGARAVAELLCDRLGVRRCALVSRPHRDTPAQIRILPLHGLDAEWRPHLAGDEEHNAQDPGYCTSKTAPRWSDSSLTEIQSKIRAKLPSPDAPPNLTFLGDDPAHPGLFSRIVRGEEQQWRVWEDEGHVAFLTPFPNSPGFTVLVPRRPLTSDIFRLEKEDYEGLVLATLKASRLLEGGLGAWGVGLIFEGFEIDYAHAKLIPLFLPSSSGTADGGTKPPPPPQFYPTYPGYVTSEDGPEASPESLKELHIKITQI from the exons ATGTGGCGAGGCGGGACCGCTGTCTCTGTACTGACCGCTGTGTGTGCTTATTACGCGACCTTTTACTACTCGCCGAGAGAAGCAGAAAACAG AATGTCCTCCACTCTGTCCCGTCATGTGATCTGGGAGTCAGAGGGGCTGGTAGCCTACCTCCACCCTCTGCCCTGGACCCCAGGCTCTGTTATCCTGGAGCACAGCACACCTGGCAGGGTCGGAGGCAGCATCTTCCACCTGGAGAAGCAGGAGTACTTATCCTGGCTGTTGGGGGCGAGAGCGGTCGCAGAGCTGCTGTGTGACAGGTTGGGTGTACGGAGGTGTGCACTGGTCAGCAGGCCCCACAGAGACACACCGGCCCAG ATTCGTATCCTCCCTCTACATGGTCTAGATGCAGAGTGGCGGCCTCACTTGGCAGGAGATGAAGAGCACAATGCCCAGGACCCGGGGTACTGCACCTCCAAGACCGCTCCCCGATGGAGTGACTCCAGCCTAACTGAAATCCAAAGCAAGATTCGAGCCAAGCTCCCATCGCCAGACGCTCCGCCCAATCTGACTTTCCTGGGGGACGATCCAGCTCACCCTGGCCTGTTTTCACGCATCGTTCGTGGGGAGGAGCAGCAGTGGCGGGTGTGGGAAGACGAAGGTCATGTGGCCTTTCTCACTCCATTCCCGAACTCACCTGGCTTTACTGTGCTGGTCCCACgccgacctttgacctctgataTATTCAGACTGGAAAAAGAGGACTATGAGGGACTGGTGCTGGCAACCCTGAAGGCGTCGAGGCTTCTTGAAGGGGGTTTGGGGGCCTGGGGGGTGGGGCTTATCTTTGAGGGTTTTGAGATTGACTATGCTCACGCCAAGTTGATACCACTGTTCCTACCCTCATCATCAGGGACAGCAGATGGTGGCACtaaaccaccaccacctccccaGTTTTACCCCACTTATCCTGGTTATGTGACCTCAGAAGATGGACCTGAAGCCAGCCCTGAGAGTCTGAAGGAACTACACATCAAAATTACACAGATTTAA
- the LOC126390837 gene encoding uncharacterized protein LOC126390837 isoform X2 yields the protein MLLTRFIIRRMSSTLSRHVIWESEGLVAYLHPLPWTPGSVILEHSTPGRVGGSIFHLEKQEYLSWLLGARAVAELLCDRLGVRRCALVSRPHRDTPAQIRILPLHGLDAEWRPHLAGDEEHNAQDPGYCTSKTAPRWSDSSLTEIQSKIRAKLPSPDAPPNLTFLGDDPAHPGLFSRIVRGEEQQWRVWEDEGHVAFLTPFPNSPGFTVLVPRRPLTSDIFRLEKEDYEGLVLATLKASRLLEGGLGAWGVGLIFEGFEIDYAHAKLIPLFLPSSSGTADGGTKPPPPPQFYPTYPGYVTSEDGPEASPESLKELHIKITQI from the exons ATGCTGTTAACAAGGTTCATTATTAGAAG AATGTCCTCCACTCTGTCCCGTCATGTGATCTGGGAGTCAGAGGGGCTGGTAGCCTACCTCCACCCTCTGCCCTGGACCCCAGGCTCTGTTATCCTGGAGCACAGCACACCTGGCAGGGTCGGAGGCAGCATCTTCCACCTGGAGAAGCAGGAGTACTTATCCTGGCTGTTGGGGGCGAGAGCGGTCGCAGAGCTGCTGTGTGACAGGTTGGGTGTACGGAGGTGTGCACTGGTCAGCAGGCCCCACAGAGACACACCGGCCCAG ATTCGTATCCTCCCTCTACATGGTCTAGATGCAGAGTGGCGGCCTCACTTGGCAGGAGATGAAGAGCACAATGCCCAGGACCCGGGGTACTGCACCTCCAAGACCGCTCCCCGATGGAGTGACTCCAGCCTAACTGAAATCCAAAGCAAGATTCGAGCCAAGCTCCCATCGCCAGACGCTCCGCCCAATCTGACTTTCCTGGGGGACGATCCAGCTCACCCTGGCCTGTTTTCACGCATCGTTCGTGGGGAGGAGCAGCAGTGGCGGGTGTGGGAAGACGAAGGTCATGTGGCCTTTCTCACTCCATTCCCGAACTCACCTGGCTTTACTGTGCTGGTCCCACgccgacctttgacctctgataTATTCAGACTGGAAAAAGAGGACTATGAGGGACTGGTGCTGGCAACCCTGAAGGCGTCGAGGCTTCTTGAAGGGGGTTTGGGGGCCTGGGGGGTGGGGCTTATCTTTGAGGGTTTTGAGATTGACTATGCTCACGCCAAGTTGATACCACTGTTCCTACCCTCATCATCAGGGACAGCAGATGGTGGCACtaaaccaccaccacctccccaGTTTTACCCCACTTATCCTGGTTATGTGACCTCAGAAGATGGACCTGAAGCCAGCCCTGAGAGTCTGAAGGAACTACACATCAAAATTACACAGATTTAA
- the LOC126390670 gene encoding G-protein coupled receptor 4: MFNTTQNPITNLYINSTTPGGPSGPPPWYQFPVCAVAPYGFIFYFGVKVFNLAVGTPCNVLVIWQIATKKSDSSTSDIFIFNLAILDAYFCLMTPIEMANRLLLGDSRIWYFQRFAYGVKDVAPLFLVCICLDRYIAVVHPVLFTGIRDNKIRIGISVVVWGLILAYGLTKCTLGVMSVNEIFSGVILFAFAVMVFCNISVIWVLRRSVAGKEEMHPVKKKAFKMVLIILAIIVSNYLPPVALMPFVSYYTFVQFRCQISISVFSIMDLSCSIEPLLYITKMDRVDGKCCGWNSSKKTQDVKV, from the exons ATGTTCAACACGACTCAGAACCCCATCACCAATCTCTACATAAACTCTACCACCCCTGGTGGCCCCAGTGGAcctccaccatggtaccagttccCAGTATGCGCCGTGGCTCCTTACGGCTTTATTTTCTACTTTGGGGTCAAGGTGTTCAACCTGGCAGTGGGGACGCCCTGTAACGTCCTGGTCATCTGGCAGATCGCCACCAAGAAAAGTGACAGTTCCACCTCTGACATCTTCATCTTCAACCTGGCCATCTTGGATGCCTACTTCTGCCTAATGACGCCCATAGAGATGGCCAACCGGCTGCTGCTGGGTGACAGTCGCATTTGGTACTTTCAGAGGTTCGCGTATGGGGTCAAGGACGTAGCACCACTCTTTCTG GTGTGTATCTGCCTAGACCGCTACATTGCCGTGGTCCACCCTGTACTGTTCACCGGTATCCGAGACAACAAGATCCGCATTGGCATTTCTGTGGTAGTCTGGGGTCTCATCCTGGCTTACGGCCTCACCAAGTGCACCCTGGGTGTCATGAGCGTCAATGAGATCTTCAGCGGTGTCATCCTCTTTGCCTTTGCAGTCATGGTCTTCTGCAACATCTCCGTTATCTGGGTCCTTAGGCGTTCTGTGGCAGGAAAGGAGGAGATGCACCCGGTAAAGAAGAAGGCTTTCAAGATGGTGCTGATCATCCTGGCCATCATCGTGTCCAACTACCTGCCGCCTGTGGCACTCATGCCCTTTGTGTCGTACTACACATTCGTACAGTTCCGCTGCCAGATTAGCATCAGTGTGTTCTCCATCATGGATCTGAGCTGCAGCATCGAGCCTCTCCTCTACATCACAAAGATGGATCGTGTGGACGGCAAGTGCTGTGGATGGAATTCCTCTAAGAAGACGCAAGATGTCAAGGTGTGA